In Gammaproteobacteria bacterium, a single window of DNA contains:
- a CDS encoding MBL fold metallo-hydrolase, producing MKVSAILAVVGASLIGLWWYLFEYDALPAPGNYSVDWEAARALAGSGGPGSVHTELVAEGEFFGWMLMAGGGWSREPMEFRSYQLVYDNGPSIMIDAVQGRALHETMPLMGSYHDAAWEHQRAALREASRIVVTHEHYDHIGGLASAMGEPGVVSRMYITAAQRGSGRMLEAGFTAADIAALPPAAYTGMHRLAPGVVLIAAPGHTPGSQIVYVRMHDGAEYAFLGDIVWNARNLHEHRGKGVLIGLLAGEDHLQLNPQIAWFATELASTTIRFVIAHDPRWNAALLERGMLVPGFVLRNPDDGQPAPVPG from the coding sequence ATGAAAGTCAGCGCGATACTTGCCGTCGTCGGCGCATCGTTGATCGGCCTGTGGTGGTACCTGTTCGAATACGATGCGCTGCCCGCGCCTGGCAATTACTCGGTGGACTGGGAAGCGGCGCGTGCCCTGGCCGGATCCGGCGGCCCGGGCTCCGTGCATACCGAACTCGTTGCAGAAGGTGAATTTTTCGGCTGGATGCTGATGGCCGGCGGCGGCTGGTCACGCGAGCCGATGGAATTTCGCAGTTATCAGCTGGTCTACGATAACGGGCCGTCGATCATGATCGACGCGGTGCAGGGTCGGGCGTTGCACGAAACCATGCCGCTGATGGGCTCCTACCACGACGCCGCGTGGGAACACCAGCGCGCGGCATTGCGCGAAGCCAGCCGGATCGTGGTGACCCACGAGCATTACGATCATATCGGTGGCCTGGCCTCGGCGATGGGCGAGCCCGGTGTCGTCTCGCGCATGTATATCACCGCGGCACAACGCGGCAGCGGGCGCATGCTCGAAGCGGGCTTCACCGCCGCCGATATCGCGGCTTTGCCACCCGCCGCCTACACGGGCATGCACAGGCTGGCACCGGGCGTGGTGCTGATCGCGGCTCCCGGTCACACACCGGGCAGCCAGATCGTCTATGTGCGGATGCATGATGGTGCCGAGTATGCCTTTCTCGGAGATATCGTCTGGAACGCCCGCAATCTTCACGAGCACCGCGGCAAGGGGGTGCTGATCGGACTGCTGGCGGGTGAGGATCACCTGCAGCTCAATCCCCAGATCGCCTGGTTTGCCACGGAACTGGCTTCCACCACGATTCGCTTCGTGATCGCGCACGATCCGCGATGGAACGCGGCGCTGCTCGAACGCGGCATGCTGGTGCCGGGGTTCGTGCTGCGCAATCCGGACGATGGCCAGCCGGCACCGGTGCCTGGATGA
- a CDS encoding DHA2 family efflux MFS transporter permease subunit has translation MNAVARPSAGRIFIIFSVMSATLMQVLDTTIVNVALPHMQGQLNANSDQISWVLTSYLVSSAIFMPLTGYFADTLGHKRLLLLCIGGFVVASALCGIAQNVTEIVGFRLLQGVFGAGLSPLSQAIMSDAYPPEERGKAMAIWGMGVMVGPVLGPTLGGWLTDVASWRWAFYINVPVGILSLVLAARFVPDTARKTRRMDWPGLLYLACGVAGVQYVFDRGTQQDWFAATDIRVAAVLGIIGILAFVEHSLRLGTKAIFDVRIFSDWNFLTACLIIMALGVGMYGSMVLQPILLESLLGYPIMTTGIVMAPRGVFSAISMFLAGRLVGKVDARVLVSGGMLCGAFGSWAMSWYSLEIDTWWLIWPACVQGMGLGFMFVPLSTIAYATLARSRMAEAAGIYSLLRTLGSALGISIVTSVLSHQRQVLWNELGAHITPFNPAVSRYLGPLHLTTADPSAMALIAQQVGQQAQIGAIIDVFMLTTVSFVVMLPLVMLLRSSRHSAPPLDAKAPADPQFATAAH, from the coding sequence ATGAACGCTGTCGCGCGCCCTTCGGCCGGGCGCATATTCATCATTTTTTCCGTCATGTCGGCAACGCTGATGCAGGTGCTCGACACCACGATCGTGAATGTCGCGCTGCCGCATATGCAGGGGCAGCTGAACGCCAATTCGGACCAGATCAGCTGGGTACTCACCAGTTACCTGGTCTCGTCCGCGATCTTCATGCCACTCACCGGATACTTCGCCGACACCCTGGGTCACAAGCGCCTCCTGCTGCTCTGCATCGGAGGCTTCGTGGTGGCCTCGGCACTGTGCGGGATCGCGCAGAACGTGACCGAGATCGTGGGATTCCGTCTGCTGCAGGGCGTGTTCGGTGCCGGCTTGTCACCGCTGTCGCAAGCCATCATGAGCGATGCCTATCCGCCGGAGGAGCGTGGCAAGGCCATGGCGATCTGGGGCATGGGCGTGATGGTCGGGCCGGTGCTGGGTCCGACGCTCGGCGGCTGGCTGACCGATGTGGCCAGCTGGCGCTGGGCGTTCTACATCAACGTGCCGGTCGGCATCCTGTCGCTGGTACTCGCGGCGCGTTTCGTACCCGACACGGCGCGCAAGACGCGCCGCATGGACTGGCCAGGGCTCTTGTATCTGGCCTGCGGCGTCGCCGGCGTGCAATACGTATTCGATCGCGGCACCCAGCAGGACTGGTTCGCGGCTACCGATATCCGCGTGGCCGCCGTGCTCGGCATCATCGGGATTCTCGCGTTCGTGGAGCACAGCCTGCGGCTTGGCACAAAGGCGATATTCGACGTGCGGATTTTCTCCGACTGGAACTTCCTGACGGCGTGCCTGATCATCATGGCGCTCGGTGTGGGGATGTACGGCTCGATGGTGCTGCAGCCCATATTGCTCGAGTCCCTGCTCGGCTATCCGATCATGACCACCGGGATCGTGATGGCCCCGCGCGGCGTGTTCAGCGCGATCAGCATGTTCCTGGCGGGGCGTCTGGTCGGCAAGGTTGATGCGCGGGTGCTGGTCTCGGGCGGCATGCTGTGCGGCGCATTCGGATCCTGGGCGATGAGCTGGTATTCGCTCGAGATCGATACCTGGTGGCTGATCTGGCCCGCATGCGTGCAGGGCATGGGGCTCGGCTTCATGTTCGTGCCGCTGTCGACCATCGCCTACGCCACCCTGGCACGTTCACGGATGGCCGAGGCCGCCGGTATCTACAGCCTGCTGCGCACCCTCGGTTCAGCGCTCGGCATTTCGATCGTGACCAGCGTGCTCAGCCACCAGCGCCAGGTGCTGTGGAACGAACTCGGCGCGCATATCACGCCGTTCAATCCCGCGGTCAGCCGCTACCTCGGGCCGCTGCACCTGACGACCGCCGATCCGAGCGCCATGGCGCTGATCGCGCAGCAGGTCGGACAACAGGCACAGATCGGCGCGATCATCGATGTCTTCATGCTGACGACAGTGAGTTTCGTGGTGATGCTGCCGCTGGTAATGCTGCTCAGAAGCTCGCGCCATTCGGCACCGCCGCTGGACGCGAAGGCACCGGCGGATCCGCAATTCGCCACTGCCGCGCATTAG
- the glgP gene encoding alpha-glucan family phosphorylase: MRVYCAQFQKSNVIMPGSRFSLEVQPRTPAALVRLEELADDLIYSWDRRVRALFARLDRPLWAACGANPHVFLRRVSQAILDDAAQDRTYVEEYRRVLSSYDAYIERSIRPECRAYLDPQDDLVAYFCAEFGLHESFPIYSGGLGILAGDHCKAASDLGIPFIAVGLLYHNGYFTQTIDGHGNQVSQIVPSDFRDLPIRPVLEGEQRLRIDLDFPGRVVAAHVWEAKIGHIRLYLLDTDLPENRDADRSITRQLYGGGRETRIEQEIVLGIGGVRALRRMGLKPTAWHINEGHAAFMVLERCREHVEQGHELATALEIVAAGTVFTTHTPVAAGHDIFDSSLFETYFRDYASGLGVGIRDLLALGSVPEPNGSFNMTTLALHGSRFHNGVSRIHGGIASEMEHAIWPQIPPEENPITYVTNGVHVPTFLSGEWFNLFDLRFDEWHGELLNPDYWERIEEISDYQFWSVRKQLKEWMLEELHRRVVVQCRRNGESESTIARITRFISNPDSDTLVMGFARRFATYKRATLLFSDPARLARILNDPARPTVIVFGGKAHPSDAPGQHLIKVIHEFSQQPEFQGHIILLEGYDFRLARHLVSGVDLWLNTPEYPLEASGTSGQKAAINGVLNLSVLDGWWGEGFNGENGWGIVPRDPRLDLEQRNRDEAKDLLDLLEHEVLPLYFARDGRGFSAGWVAKAKASMKSIIPRFNSLRMVMDYVTRLYCPAREQHKRLLADNCRAARELAGWKQRVRAQWPGVSVRLASEPPSAVRHDERVPLRVSVGLNGLQASEVVVECLIDPAPENAEGKAQRVVLEAREAADGAHIYATDLQPVNSGLQEMRIRLYPFNELLSHRFELGLMIWL; the protein is encoded by the coding sequence ATGCGGGTATACTGTGCACAATTCCAGAAGAGTAACGTGATCATGCCCGGCAGCCGTTTCAGTCTCGAGGTACAACCGCGCACACCGGCCGCACTGGTGCGCCTGGAGGAACTCGCCGATGACCTGATATACAGCTGGGACCGGCGCGTGCGCGCCCTCTTCGCGCGCCTCGATCGTCCGCTGTGGGCAGCCTGCGGGGCAAATCCGCACGTGTTCCTGCGCCGCGTCTCGCAGGCGATTCTCGACGACGCCGCACAGGACCGTACCTATGTCGAGGAATACCGGCGCGTGCTCAGCAGTTATGACGCGTATATCGAGCGCAGCATCCGCCCGGAATGTCGCGCCTACCTCGACCCGCAGGATGACCTCGTCGCCTATTTCTGCGCCGAGTTCGGCCTGCACGAGAGCTTTCCGATCTACTCCGGCGGCCTCGGCATCCTTGCCGGCGATCACTGCAAGGCAGCCAGCGACCTCGGTATTCCGTTCATCGCCGTGGGCCTGCTGTATCACAACGGCTACTTCACCCAGACCATCGACGGCCACGGCAACCAGGTCTCGCAGATCGTGCCTTCAGATTTTCGCGACTTGCCGATACGCCCGGTGCTCGAAGGCGAGCAGCGGTTGCGCATCGATCTCGATTTTCCGGGGCGGGTGGTCGCGGCGCACGTCTGGGAAGCCAAGATCGGCCATATCCGCCTCTACCTGCTCGATACCGATCTGCCCGAGAACCGCGACGCCGACCGCAGCATCACCCGGCAACTCTACGGCGGCGGACGCGAAACGCGCATCGAACAGGAAATCGTGCTCGGCATCGGCGGCGTACGCGCGCTGCGGCGCATGGGGCTCAAGCCGACCGCATGGCATATCAACGAGGGGCACGCGGCCTTCATGGTACTCGAGCGTTGCCGCGAGCATGTCGAACAGGGGCACGAACTGGCCACGGCACTGGAAATCGTGGCCGCGGGCACGGTGTTCACGACCCACACCCCGGTGGCAGCCGGCCATGATATTTTCGACAGCAGCCTGTTCGAGACCTATTTCCGCGACTACGCGAGCGGTCTCGGCGTCGGCATCCGCGATCTGCTGGCTCTCGGCAGCGTGCCCGAACCGAACGGCAGCTTCAACATGACCACGCTGGCGCTGCATGGCTCGCGCTTCCACAACGGCGTGAGCCGCATCCACGGCGGCATCGCCTCCGAGATGGAGCACGCGATCTGGCCGCAGATTCCACCCGAGGAAAACCCGATCACCTACGTCACCAACGGCGTGCACGTCCCGACCTTCCTGTCCGGGGAATGGTTCAACCTGTTCGACCTGCGCTTCGACGAGTGGCACGGCGAGCTGCTGAATCCCGATTACTGGGAACGCATCGAGGAAATTTCCGACTACCAGTTCTGGAGCGTACGCAAGCAGCTCAAGGAATGGATGCTGGAGGAACTGCATCGCCGCGTAGTGGTGCAATGCCGCAGAAACGGGGAGAGCGAATCGACCATCGCGCGCATCACGCGCTTCATCAGCAACCCCGACAGCGATACCCTGGTGATGGGTTTCGCGCGCCGCTTCGCGACCTACAAGCGCGCGACCCTGCTGTTCTCCGATCCGGCACGCCTGGCACGCATACTGAATGATCCCGCGCGGCCCACGGTGATCGTTTTCGGTGGCAAGGCGCACCCGAGCGACGCCCCCGGTCAGCACCTGATCAAGGTGATCCACGAGTTCTCGCAGCAGCCCGAATTCCAGGGCCACATCATCCTGCTCGAAGGCTATGACTTCCGTCTCGCGCGGCACCTGGTATCAGGCGTCGATCTGTGGCTGAACACGCCCGAGTACCCGCTCGAGGCAAGCGGCACCTCGGGGCAGAAAGCGGCCATCAATGGCGTCCTCAATCTCAGCGTGCTCGATGGCTGGTGGGGCGAGGGATTCAACGGCGAGAACGGTTGGGGCATCGTGCCGCGCGACCCGCGTCTCGACCTCGAGCAGCGCAACCGCGACGAGGCCAAGGATCTGCTCGACCTGCTGGAACACGAGGTGTTGCCGTTGTACTTCGCTCGCGACGGGCGCGGCTTCTCGGCCGGCTGGGTCGCGAAGGCAAAGGCTTCGATGAAGTCGATCATCCCGCGCTTCAATTCGCTGCGCATGGTGATGGACTACGTAACGCGGCTCTATTGCCCGGCGCGCGAGCAACACAAACGCCTGCTCGCCGACAACTGCCGCGCGGCACGCGAACTCGCCGGCTGGAAACAGCGGGTGCGCGCCCAGTGGCCGGGAGTGAGCGTGCGGCTCGCCAGCGAGCCACCGAGCGCCGTACGCCATGACGAGCGGGTGCCGTTGCGCGTGAGTGTCGGTCTGAACGGGTTGCAGGCGAGCGAAGTGGTGGTGGAATGCCTGATCGATCCCGCACCCGAAAATGCCGAAGGCAAGGCGCAGCGCGTGGTGCTGGAGGCGCGTGAAGCCGCCGATGGCGCGCACATTTATGCCACCGATCTGCAACCGGTCAATTCCGGTCTGCAGGAAATGCGCATCCGGCTGTACCCGTTCAACGAACTACTCAGCCATCGCTTCGAACTGGGCCTGATGATCTGGCTGTAG
- the pgi gene encoding glucose-6-phosphate isomerase: MEKSAQARQLGWQAVETQRRRLENFSLREAFGSDRGRAARYRLDAAGLTLDYSKNLFDEQALACLLGLAAACEVEQQVRAQLGGATVNGTEQRAVLHTLLRGSDAGVPLAQFEAVRATRSRMAELVTRVREGQWRGWNGAVIRNVVNIGIGGSHLGPQFATEALAWLGTAELRCHFVANVDPRDLDVALAGLDPATTLFVVASKTFGTLETLANARAARAWLLQCGCPEQQLERHFVAVSANLKGAVDFGIAPAHVLPMWDWVGGRYSLWSAIGLPIALSIGNEQFEALLLGAHRMDMHFRDAPLAANMPVLMALLSVWYRNAWGCASQAVIPYDQGLARLPEFLQQLVMESNGKSVDRDGHALARASSGVIWGAPGTNGQHSFHQMLHQGTDRVPVDFVLPLVTHSPNHEQHAHLVANCIAQSQALMIGRTLGESRAELLERGVEPASAESLAPHLVMPGNRPSNILLLRAVTPETLGALLALYEHRTAVEGMLWNLDSFDQFGVELGKRLGTEVHRAMCSEASAEVATDSSTAWLIDAYRRARQPQ, translated from the coding sequence ATGGAAAAGAGCGCGCAAGCACGCCAGCTCGGCTGGCAGGCTGTGGAGACGCAGCGACGACGGCTGGAGAATTTCAGTCTGCGCGAGGCCTTTGGCAGCGATCGCGGACGGGCGGCCCGTTATCGTTTGGATGCGGCCGGCCTGACGCTCGACTATTCGAAAAACCTGTTCGACGAGCAGGCGCTCGCCTGTCTGCTCGGGCTTGCAGCGGCCTGCGAGGTCGAGCAGCAGGTGCGCGCGCAGCTCGGCGGTGCCACGGTCAATGGCACCGAACAGCGGGCGGTGCTGCATACCCTGTTGCGCGGCAGCGATGCGGGGGTGCCGCTGGCGCAATTCGAAGCGGTGCGGGCCACCCGCAGCCGCATGGCGGAACTGGTCACGCGGGTGCGCGAAGGGCAGTGGCGGGGCTGGAACGGCGCCGTGATCCGCAACGTGGTGAATATCGGTATCGGTGGTTCGCATCTCGGCCCGCAATTTGCCACCGAGGCACTCGCCTGGCTGGGCACGGCGGAACTGCGCTGTCATTTCGTGGCCAACGTGGACCCGCGTGACCTGGACGTCGCGCTGGCCGGACTCGACCCCGCGACCACGCTGTTCGTGGTTGCATCGAAAACCTTCGGCACCCTGGAAACCCTGGCCAATGCGCGTGCGGCGCGGGCCTGGCTGCTGCAATGCGGATGTCCGGAGCAACAGCTCGAGCGCCATTTCGTGGCGGTCTCGGCGAATCTCAAGGGTGCCGTGGATTTCGGTATCGCGCCCGCGCATGTGTTGCCGATGTGGGATTGGGTAGGGGGACGTTATTCGCTGTGGTCCGCGATCGGGCTGCCGATAGCGTTATCCATCGGCAACGAGCAGTTCGAGGCACTGTTGCTCGGCGCCCATCGCATGGATATGCATTTTCGCGATGCACCCCTGGCCGCGAACATGCCGGTGCTGATGGCGCTGCTCTCGGTCTGGTACCGCAATGCCTGGGGCTGCGCGTCGCAGGCGGTGATCCCCTACGACCAGGGCCTGGCACGCTTGCCGGAATTCCTGCAGCAGCTGGTGATGGAAAGTAACGGCAAATCGGTCGATCGCGACGGGCATGCGCTGGCGCGCGCGAGCTCGGGCGTGATCTGGGGCGCGCCCGGCACCAACGGGCAGCATTCATTCCACCAGATGCTGCACCAGGGCACGGACCGGGTGCCGGTGGATTTCGTGCTGCCGCTCGTGACCCACAGTCCCAATCATGAGCAGCACGCGCACCTGGTCGCCAATTGCATCGCGCAGAGCCAGGCGCTGATGATCGGGCGCACGCTCGGGGAGTCGCGCGCGGAGTTGCTCGAGCGCGGTGTCGAGCCGGCATCTGCTGAATCGCTCGCGCCGCACCTGGTGATGCCGGGTAACCGGCCGAGCAATATCCTGTTGCTGCGCGCCGTCACCCCGGAGACGCTCGGCGCCCTGCTTGCGCTGTACGAGCATCGCACCGCGGTCGAGGGCATGCTGTGGAACCTGGATTCCTTTGATCAGTTCGGAGTGGAACTCGGCAAGCGGCTCGGTACCGAGGTGCATCGCGCGATGTGCTCCGAGGCAAGCGCCGAAGTGGCCACCGACAGCTCGACTGCCTGGTTGATCGATGCCTATCGCCGGGCGCGGCAGCCGCAGTGA
- the gcvT gene encoding glycine cleavage system aminomethyltransferase GcvT, producing MKQTPLHALHQALGARMVPFAGYEMPVQYPNGVLREHLHTRTHAGLFDVSHMGQVLVRGAGVTAALERLVPADLEGLGVGRQVYSLFTNEAGGILDDLIITRWGEEEFFVVVNAACKELDLAHLRGGLPGQEVTELEDRALLALQGPRAAELFGSVVPAACGLVFMNGVHVDIDGVACFVTRSGYTGEDGFEISVPAPAAAELARRLLAIDGVWPIGLGARDSLRLEAGLCLYGHDMNATTTPVEAGLQWAIAKVRRPGGARAGGYPGAAKLAEQLAGGAARKRVGLVGDGKTPVREGTVIVDENAVSVGRVCSGGFGPSFGGPIAMAYVDSAHAAIGTRLQAWVRDKPRPVTVAKMPFVAPRYFRG from the coding sequence ATGAAACAGACACCGCTGCATGCATTGCACCAGGCGTTGGGTGCGCGGATGGTTCCATTCGCGGGTTACGAGATGCCGGTGCAGTACCCGAATGGCGTGCTGCGCGAGCATCTGCATACCCGGACCCACGCCGGGCTGTTCGATGTGTCGCACATGGGGCAGGTACTGGTGCGCGGAGCCGGTGTCACCGCGGCGCTCGAGCGACTCGTACCCGCGGATCTCGAGGGACTTGGCGTCGGGCGGCAGGTGTATTCGCTGTTCACCAACGAGGCCGGCGGGATACTCGATGATCTGATCATCACCCGCTGGGGAGAGGAGGAGTTCTTCGTGGTGGTCAATGCCGCCTGCAAGGAGCTCGACCTGGCGCACCTGCGCGGCGGTCTCCCGGGGCAGGAGGTGACTGAACTCGAGGATCGCGCACTGCTTGCCTTGCAGGGGCCGCGCGCCGCCGAACTGTTCGGGTCCGTGGTACCGGCGGCGTGCGGACTGGTATTCATGAACGGAGTGCACGTGGATATCGACGGTGTCGCATGTTTCGTGACGCGCTCCGGCTACACCGGAGAGGACGGCTTCGAGATCTCGGTGCCGGCGCCGGCAGCAGCCGAACTGGCGCGGCGCCTGCTCGCCATCGACGGCGTGTGGCCGATCGGGCTGGGGGCGAGAGATTCGCTGCGTCTCGAAGCGGGCCTGTGCCTTTACGGTCATGACATGAACGCGACCACCACACCGGTGGAGGCCGGTTTGCAGTGGGCGATTGCCAAGGTGCGTCGCCCGGGAGGGGCGCGCGCCGGTGGTTATCCCGGTGCCGCGAAGCTGGCCGAGCAACTTGCGGGGGGTGCGGCGCGCAAGCGTGTCGGCCTGGTCGGCGATGGCAAGACGCCGGTGCGCGAGGGCACGGTGATCGTCGACGAGAACGCGGTTTCGGTCGGTCGCGTCTGCAGCGGTGGTTTTGGACCGAGCTTCGGCGGGCCGATTGCGATGGCCTATGTCGACAGCGCCCATGCCGCGATCGGCACCCGGCTGCAGGCGTGGGTCCGTGACAAGCCGCGTCCGGTCACGGTGGCAAAAATGCCGTTCGTGGCGCCGCGCTACTTCCGCGGCTGA
- a CDS encoding HlyD family secretion protein, protein MKESPPTDEPHAPRAPASRFAPRKLLKPLITLLILGAAGLMAWRYWQHEQLFCVTENAYVGAHVVQIAAQVSGPVSQLYVQDLQPVHTGDELFDIDPESFELALDEARALLQVARESVNQESASVQAAEAELVQRRAELQIAKSNERRILDLVNRKFLSEQAGETAQTQAESAAAAVDAAAANLLKTQSALGGRGPENATIQAAIARVEKATLDLKRTHVLAPGNGQIANLTLRAGSTVQAMEPLFTIIDADEFWVDANFLETEVERLHPGQHASITVDMYPQHPFDGEVQSISGGSGAAFSLLPPQNATGNWVKVRQRVPVRIRLTTLDARFPLRIGTSAQVSVRVQ, encoded by the coding sequence ATGAAGGAAAGCCCACCCACCGACGAGCCGCACGCCCCGCGCGCGCCGGCCAGCCGTTTTGCGCCACGCAAGCTGCTCAAGCCTCTCATCACATTGCTGATTCTCGGCGCCGCGGGCCTCATGGCCTGGCGCTACTGGCAACATGAACAACTCTTTTGCGTCACCGAAAACGCCTATGTCGGGGCGCACGTGGTACAGATCGCAGCACAGGTTTCCGGGCCCGTGAGCCAGCTCTACGTACAGGACCTGCAGCCGGTGCACACGGGCGACGAGCTGTTCGACATCGACCCCGAGAGTTTCGAGCTGGCGCTCGACGAGGCACGGGCACTGCTCCAGGTCGCGCGCGAGTCAGTCAACCAGGAGAGCGCGAGTGTGCAGGCCGCGGAAGCGGAACTCGTGCAGCGGCGTGCGGAACTGCAGATCGCAAAGTCGAACGAGCGGCGCATTCTCGACCTGGTAAACAGGAAATTTCTGTCCGAACAGGCCGGTGAAACCGCGCAGACACAGGCCGAATCGGCCGCCGCCGCGGTCGATGCCGCCGCCGCGAACCTGCTGAAGACACAGAGCGCGCTCGGTGGCCGCGGCCCCGAGAACGCAACGATCCAGGCAGCGATCGCAAGGGTCGAAAAAGCCACGCTCGATCTGAAGCGCACGCATGTGCTCGCCCCGGGCAATGGACAGATCGCCAACCTGACGCTGCGCGCCGGCAGCACGGTACAGGCGATGGAACCGCTGTTCACGATCATCGACGCTGACGAATTCTGGGTCGATGCGAACTTCCTCGAAACCGAGGTGGAGCGGCTGCATCCCGGCCAGCATGCCAGCATCACCGTGGACATGTATCCACAGCATCCCTTCGATGGCGAGGTGCAGAGCATCAGCGGCGGCAGTGGCGCCGCGTTCTCGCTGCTACCGCCGCAAAACGCCACCGGCAACTGGGTGAAGGTGCGCCAGCGCGTGCCGGTTCGCATCCGCCTGACCACGCTCGATGCACGCTTTCCGCTGCGGATCGGCACCAGCGCGCAGGTATCGGTACGGGTTCAATAA
- a CDS encoding universal stress protein has translation MYNKILLCYDATEEGRRALRQGADIAAAMNADTFLLAICRSMLSTAVPEGVTPELIGCQESTARALLEEGVKWLNERGIRCEGALVFGNPFDHIPQTAQRIGADLIVLGYRPRSVFARWWSQSDEEILLARVKCSVLVAMDPAAA, from the coding sequence ATGTACAATAAAATCCTGCTTTGCTACGACGCAACCGAGGAAGGACGACGCGCGCTGCGCCAGGGCGCGGATATCGCGGCGGCCATGAACGCCGACACCTTCCTGCTCGCGATCTGCCGCAGCATGCTGTCGACCGCGGTACCCGAGGGAGTCACCCCCGAGTTGATCGGCTGCCAGGAGAGCACTGCCCGAGCGCTCCTCGAGGAAGGCGTGAAATGGTTGAATGAGCGCGGAATCCGCTGCGAGGGCGCGCTGGTGTTCGGCAACCCCTTCGATCATATCCCGCAAACCGCACAGCGCATCGGGGCCGATCTGATCGTGCTCGGGTACCGGCCGCGCAGCGTGTTCGCGCGCTGGTGGAGCCAGTCGGACGAGGAAATCCTGCTGGCCAGGGTCAAGTGCAGCGTGCTGGTAGCCATGGATCCCGCCGCTGCATGA
- a CDS encoding shikimate kinase — MNRTGITLIGMPGAGKSTIGVLLSKRLGLDFVDTDLVIQVREQRTLQQILDSEGYLGLRAIEESVLLALDPQRRVVATGGSVIYSERAMRHLASASRIVYLDVPLAELRARIRDYETRGIARRPDQEFSALFAERTALYLHHAELRIDCDRLGMEDVLERILAELAAQPRK; from the coding sequence ATGAACCGTACCGGCATCACCCTGATCGGCATGCCCGGCGCCGGCAAGAGCACCATCGGGGTGCTGCTGTCGAAACGCCTGGGGCTCGACTTTGTCGATACCGATCTGGTGATCCAGGTACGCGAACAGCGCACCCTGCAGCAGATCCTCGACAGCGAAGGCTATCTCGGGCTGCGTGCCATCGAGGAATCCGTGCTGCTGGCGCTCGATCCGCAGCGGCGGGTCGTCGCGACCGGCGGCTCCGTGATCTACAGCGAGCGCGCCATGCGCCACCTCGCCAGTGCCAGTCGCATCGTGTATCTCGACGTACCGCTCGCGGAACTGCGCGCCCGCATCCGCGATTATGAAACCCGCGGCATCGCACGCCGGCCCGACCAGGAGTTTTCCGCGCTGTTCGCCGAGCGTACCGCGCTCTATCTGCACCATGCCGAACTGCGCATCGATTGCGACCGGCTCGGCATGGAGGATGTGCTGGAGCGAATCCTTGCCGAACTCGCGGCTCAGCCGCGGAAGTAG